A region from the Cystobacter ferrugineus genome encodes:
- a CDS encoding trifunctional serine/threonine-protein kinase/ATP-binding protein/sensor histidine kinase: MLDIPGYKFLGTLRTTSASVLFHAVRESDGLPVIIKTPAVQSPSLRERERYRREFGILQRLREVGGVVRAYSQEDLLGRPMILMERLRGEPLSEFVGQPMAVPRFLELALSLASTLAQVHRHGVIHKDIKPANIIAEPEGGARLVDFGVATLQRVEHLEAAPAPLIEGTLAYMSPEQTGRMNRQVDYRTDFYSLGVTFYELLTGIRPFHGRDALEWFHAHIAQRPKPPHELVPAVPPAVSAVVLKLLAKTAEERYQSAEGLRIDLEKCLDGALEAFPLGIQDLPQRFQLPQRLYGREAHVSTLLRGFERVVQGGAAELLLVHGYSGIGKSSVVRELHKPVVQQRGFFLSGKFEQFQRDIPYATLAQALRGLVQQLLAGSDEELARWRERLQEAWAENGQVVVELVPQLERIVGRQPPVQELTLTEAQNRFRRVFRQFLGVFATPEHPLVLFLDDLQWADLASLQLLQHLLTHPETPPLLLLGAYRDNEVTPAHPLMLTVDTARKSGARVTDLRLEPLSVEQVQQLVTDALPGARPELVVPLSALVREKTGGNPFFINQLLLTLDHDGLLTRTPQDTWQWDAERVQAKGYSDNVVDFMVARLRQLPTWVQRLLSLAACVGNTFSLAMLNSLSGRQGEDTVERGLGPALQEGLLMRDGPEQLRFLHDRIHQAAHALLSAEERKAIHLSIGRTLLASLSPEELRQKLFDVVSQLNDAVELIHEPSERHHLARLNAEAGMKAKASIAHRPAISYFTKAFSLIPGDPWETDAALAFQVRLAWAQCELMTGNPAEAGRLVESLLARAPTRADTVATYLLLSELYVGMARMKEANTCILECLALLGMPLPAAPSAQEARAAYEEVRALLAERPLQSLDALPRMTDPDMKLAMNALLYLFSSSFFTDPHLLIINLSQMVALTLRHGFTEAALSGFSWLGVMAGSHFNHYREGYALGLLARQHLERHELSSQRAKVLFSLQFISYWAQPLAVTHQLVLEGFQHAVQQGEFYVACYCGSSCVINRLAMGNHLDDVYQETVVRGDFAHRTGVADARDMIRLHQRYVQQLRGHSRSFDTLSGEDFDEQAFEASLVSSRNGPRSTYWLTKMKSRFMCGAYEEALEAANQVAGYIWVMRGSINILDFNLYRALTLAATCEREATEAREKTLEAIQRHHEQLAAWADSCPETFRAPERMVFAELSRLTGRLDDAVLAYEDAIRSARDNGFTQNTGIAAELAANFWRARRATTTALSFARDARAAYQQWGALGKVRHLEAQWPGLEPSWTDAEGTTTSTTNSTQLDALTVVKAQQAVSKEIVLERLATTLLRVAIENAGAQRGALLLPDGDSLSVAAMSGGQPEDSAVLIGTQGTPQELPWTLIGYVKRTHEHVHIDDAAQPHPFSSDDYLRGHEARSLLCLPLMRQDVFCGALYLENNLATNAFNPERLALLSHLASQAAISIENARLYEHVQRGEAALRRANDALEQRVEERTRALKEAQAQLVDTAREVGMSEVASNVLHNVGNVLTSAVINVEMLRRAVGDSRVSRVKQLSAMILEHREDLADFFTGDSRGRQIPDYLAELSEELLREQEKLLGDVEEMGRNIEHIRAIVQVQQTYAKTAVLTVECDLAQLVDDALRIQMASLKRHGITITRELPVLPKVQADKHKVLQILINLISNAKHALDVLPESQRRLHVRLSTQGRKARIEVVDNGMGIAPEARERLFTHGFTTRKNGHGFGLHSSALAAQMLGGQLTLESDGPGKGATATLELPLG; the protein is encoded by the coding sequence ATGCTCGACATCCCAGGGTACAAGTTTCTCGGCACGTTGCGCACGACCAGCGCGAGCGTGCTCTTCCACGCGGTGCGTGAGTCGGATGGCCTGCCGGTCATCATCAAGACCCCCGCCGTCCAATCCCCGAGCCTGCGCGAGCGCGAGCGCTACCGCCGGGAGTTCGGCATCCTGCAGCGGCTGCGCGAGGTGGGCGGAGTGGTCCGCGCCTATTCGCAGGAGGATCTGCTCGGCCGTCCCATGATCCTCATGGAGCGGCTGCGGGGCGAGCCCCTGTCCGAGTTCGTGGGCCAGCCCATGGCGGTGCCCCGGTTCCTGGAGCTGGCCCTGTCGCTGGCCTCGACCCTCGCGCAGGTCCACCGCCACGGCGTCATCCACAAGGACATCAAGCCCGCCAACATCATCGCCGAGCCCGAGGGCGGTGCCCGCCTCGTCGACTTCGGGGTGGCCACGCTCCAACGGGTGGAGCACCTGGAGGCGGCCCCCGCCCCCCTCATCGAGGGGACACTCGCGTACATGTCGCCCGAGCAGACCGGGCGGATGAACCGCCAGGTGGACTACCGCACGGACTTCTATTCGCTCGGGGTCACGTTCTACGAGCTGCTCACCGGAATCCGCCCCTTCCATGGGCGGGACGCACTCGAGTGGTTCCACGCCCACATCGCCCAGCGCCCGAAGCCTCCCCACGAGCTCGTCCCCGCCGTGCCGCCCGCCGTCTCGGCCGTCGTGCTCAAGCTGTTGGCCAAGACGGCCGAGGAGCGCTACCAGAGCGCCGAGGGGCTGCGGATCGACCTGGAGAAGTGCCTCGACGGAGCGCTCGAGGCATTCCCCCTGGGCATCCAGGATCTCCCCCAACGCTTCCAGTTGCCGCAGCGGCTCTATGGGCGCGAGGCGCACGTCTCCACGCTGCTGCGGGGGTTCGAGCGCGTCGTACAGGGAGGAGCGGCGGAGCTCCTGCTGGTGCATGGCTACTCCGGCATCGGCAAGTCCTCGGTGGTGCGGGAGCTGCACAAGCCGGTGGTGCAGCAGCGTGGGTTCTTCCTGAGCGGGAAGTTCGAGCAGTTCCAGCGCGACATCCCCTACGCGACGCTGGCCCAGGCGCTCCGCGGGCTCGTGCAGCAGTTGTTGGCGGGCAGCGACGAGGAGCTGGCCCGGTGGCGAGAGCGTCTCCAGGAGGCCTGGGCGGAGAATGGCCAGGTAGTGGTGGAGCTCGTCCCCCAGTTGGAGCGCATCGTGGGCCGGCAGCCCCCGGTCCAGGAGCTGACGCTCACCGAGGCGCAGAACCGCTTCAGGCGGGTGTTCCGCCAGTTCCTCGGTGTCTTCGCCACGCCGGAGCACCCCCTGGTGCTCTTCCTGGATGACTTGCAGTGGGCGGACCTGGCCAGCCTCCAGCTCCTCCAACACCTGCTCACCCACCCGGAGACGCCGCCCCTGCTGTTGCTCGGGGCCTACCGGGACAACGAAGTCACGCCCGCGCATCCGCTGATGCTGACGGTGGACACGGCGCGCAAGTCAGGCGCCCGGGTGACCGACCTCCGGCTCGAGCCACTGAGCGTGGAGCAGGTCCAGCAGCTCGTCACGGATGCGCTGCCCGGAGCGCGTCCGGAGCTCGTCGTTCCCCTGTCGGCGCTGGTGCGCGAGAAGACGGGCGGCAACCCGTTCTTCATCAACCAGCTCCTGCTGACGCTCGACCACGACGGCCTGCTCACCCGCACGCCCCAGGACACCTGGCAGTGGGACGCCGAGCGCGTCCAGGCCAAGGGCTATTCGGACAACGTCGTCGACTTCATGGTGGCCAGGCTGCGTCAGCTTCCCACGTGGGTCCAACGCCTGCTGAGCCTGGCCGCGTGCGTGGGCAACACCTTCTCCCTCGCGATGCTCAACTCCCTGTCGGGGAGGCAAGGCGAGGACACGGTGGAGCGGGGACTCGGCCCCGCGCTGCAGGAAGGCCTGTTGATGCGCGACGGCCCGGAGCAGCTCCGCTTCCTGCATGATCGCATCCACCAGGCGGCCCATGCCCTCCTCTCCGCGGAGGAGCGGAAGGCCATCCACCTGAGCATCGGCCGGACGCTGCTCGCCAGCCTCTCGCCGGAGGAGCTGCGCCAGAAGCTCTTCGACGTGGTGAGCCAGCTCAACGACGCGGTGGAGCTCATCCACGAGCCCTCGGAGCGTCACCACCTCGCGAGGCTGAACGCCGAGGCGGGCATGAAGGCCAAGGCCTCCATCGCGCATCGCCCCGCCATCTCCTATTTCACGAAGGCCTTCTCGCTCATTCCCGGGGACCCGTGGGAGACGGACGCCGCGCTGGCCTTCCAGGTGCGGCTCGCGTGGGCCCAGTGCGAGCTCATGACTGGCAATCCCGCCGAGGCGGGCCGGCTGGTGGAGAGTCTCCTCGCCCGGGCGCCCACCCGCGCGGACACGGTGGCCACCTATCTGCTGCTGAGTGAGCTCTACGTGGGGATGGCTCGGATGAAGGAGGCCAACACCTGCATCCTGGAGTGTCTGGCCTTGTTGGGCATGCCGCTGCCCGCGGCGCCCTCCGCCCAGGAGGCGCGGGCCGCCTACGAGGAAGTGCGGGCACTGCTCGCCGAGCGCCCCCTCCAGAGCCTCGACGCGCTTCCCCGCATGACGGATCCGGACATGAAGCTGGCGATGAACGCCCTTCTGTACCTCTTCTCCTCGTCCTTCTTCACCGATCCCCACCTGCTCATCATCAACCTGAGCCAGATGGTCGCCCTGACGCTCCGGCACGGCTTCACGGAGGCCGCCCTGTCCGGGTTCAGCTGGCTGGGGGTGATGGCCGGCTCCCACTTCAACCACTACCGGGAGGGCTATGCGCTGGGATTGCTCGCCCGTCAGCACCTCGAGCGCCACGAGCTGTCCTCGCAGCGGGCCAAGGTGCTCTTCAGCCTCCAATTCATCAGCTATTGGGCCCAGCCCCTCGCCGTGACGCATCAACTCGTCCTCGAGGGCTTCCAGCACGCGGTCCAGCAGGGAGAATTCTACGTCGCCTGCTACTGCGGCTCCTCCTGCGTCATCAACCGTCTCGCCATGGGCAACCACCTGGATGACGTCTACCAGGAGACGGTCGTGCGAGGCGACTTCGCGCACAGGACGGGGGTCGCGGATGCCCGGGACATGATCCGCCTCCATCAGCGCTACGTGCAGCAGCTTCGCGGGCACTCGCGCTCGTTCGACACGCTGAGCGGGGAGGACTTCGACGAGCAGGCGTTCGAGGCGTCACTGGTGTCCTCGCGCAACGGCCCACGCAGCACCTATTGGCTCACCAAGATGAAGTCCCGCTTCATGTGCGGCGCCTACGAGGAAGCGCTGGAGGCCGCGAACCAGGTGGCCGGGTACATCTGGGTCATGAGGGGAAGCATCAACATCCTGGACTTCAACCTCTACCGCGCCCTCACCCTGGCCGCGACCTGCGAGAGAGAGGCGACGGAGGCGCGAGAGAAAACCCTCGAGGCCATCCAGCGGCACCACGAGCAGCTCGCGGCCTGGGCGGATAGCTGCCCCGAGACCTTCCGCGCTCCCGAGCGCATGGTGTTCGCGGAGCTGTCCCGGCTCACGGGGCGGCTGGATGACGCGGTCCTCGCCTATGAGGACGCCATCCGCTCGGCGCGCGACAACGGCTTCACCCAGAACACCGGCATCGCGGCCGAGCTCGCGGCGAACTTCTGGCGCGCGCGGCGGGCGACGACCACCGCCCTCTCCTTCGCGCGCGATGCCCGGGCGGCGTACCAACAATGGGGAGCCCTGGGCAAGGTGCGGCACCTGGAGGCCCAGTGGCCCGGCCTGGAGCCCTCCTGGACCGACGCGGAGGGCACCACCACGTCGACCACGAACTCCACGCAGCTCGATGCGCTCACGGTGGTCAAGGCCCAGCAGGCCGTCTCCAAGGAGATCGTCCTGGAGCGGCTGGCGACGACCCTGCTGCGGGTGGCCATCGAGAACGCCGGGGCCCAACGCGGCGCCCTGTTGCTGCCCGACGGGGACTCCCTCTCGGTCGCCGCCATGTCCGGCGGCCAGCCGGAGGACAGCGCCGTGCTCATCGGGACGCAAGGCACTCCCCAGGAGCTGCCCTGGACGCTCATCGGCTACGTCAAACGCACCCACGAGCACGTCCACATCGACGACGCCGCCCAACCCCATCCGTTCTCGTCCGACGACTACCTGCGCGGCCATGAGGCCCGCTCGCTGCTGTGCCTGCCACTGATGCGCCAGGACGTGTTCTGCGGAGCGCTGTACCTGGAGAACAACCTGGCCACCAACGCCTTCAACCCGGAGCGGCTCGCCCTGCTGAGCCACCTCGCCTCGCAGGCGGCGATCTCCATCGAGAACGCGCGGCTGTACGAGCATGTGCAGCGGGGCGAGGCGGCCCTGCGCCGGGCCAACGACGCGCTCGAGCAGCGGGTGGAGGAGCGCACGCGCGCGTTGAAGGAAGCGCAGGCCCAGCTCGTGGACACGGCCCGCGAGGTGGGCATGAGCGAGGTGGCCTCCAACGTGCTGCACAACGTGGGCAACGTGCTCACCAGCGCCGTCATCAACGTGGAAATGTTGCGCCGGGCCGTGGGCGACTCGCGCGTGAGCCGGGTGAAGCAGCTCTCCGCGATGATCCTCGAGCACCGCGAGGACCTCGCGGACTTCTTCACGGGCGACTCGCGAGGCCGGCAGATTCCCGACTACCTCGCCGAGCTGTCCGAGGAGCTGCTGCGCGAACAGGAGAAGTTGCTGGGAGACGTGGAGGAGATGGGCCGGAACATCGAGCACATCCGCGCCATCGTCCAGGTGCAACAGACCTACGCGAAGACCGCCGTCCTGACGGTGGA